TCCAACACCCTCCCCCGTAGGGCCTCGGCACACGCTCCCTCCCGTACACAATCACAGATCTCGTCCCCCAGGCATCGTCGACCGTCTGAAGATGAACtccctcccccacccccacgGAGCAGAAATGACCCCCTCCCACCGGTTCCCCCATCGATTCAAAGTTTGCCCCGACAGGACGATTTGCCGCCACCCCCACCCAGGGGTAAACAAGACCCGCTTCCGCCCCCACCCCCGTCCATTGGGACTCTGCCCCATCCTAGGGGAAACCAACAGAAACAAAGTTCTCAATATACATCACAAACTTTACCCAGAAACGCTCGAAGTGACACAAATCTTCAGTCCACAGCAGAGAAGGCGGCCCCGCGACTCCCACCCCGGCGGAATGCGTCCCTCCACGGCGGTCACGCCCCTAGTGTGCATAACCACGTGACAAATGGCTCCATCCCACAACGCATATTAGAGAATTTTGGTATGTACTTTGTTTTAGAGACCTTTATGTTTATAGAgaaaaatcgaattattgtaAACAGATATAATAATttacctttttagctcacctgagctgaaagctcaagtgaacttttctgatcactttttgtccgtcgccCGTctttccgtctgtctgtctgtccgtccgtccgtccgtctgtaaacttttcacattttaaacttcttctctaaaaccgcttcgccaatttcaaccaaatttggcacaaagcatccctatagaaaggtgattataaattgcagaaatgaaagaccgatctttatttaaaacggTGAAAACCTCGAAAccgtagaaaaagggggtgcattttaaaaaatcttcttctcaagaactattgagtcaaattcaacgtaattttgcaaaaataatccatatggaaaggaaaacataaattgcaaaaattattggcGAACTCTGTTTCAATTTTGAGTaattaacgaaaataaaaaataaagagataatcgctgtcaatcagtttataaatTCGGGTTTggtattccatatcgaaaacgaaagttcaTTCTGTAAGGCAGCCAagtttgaatgttgacgcatgGCAAACGagtcaaactgacaaagatgtatttgcttgttgtgcaacagtttacatGCGAAGGGATACTTGAAACGTGCTAAATATATTTGGGCCAATTTCGTGAAGTCAATTGAGATTCAATCTTTCGACCTTTTCACTCATGACCGTggttttacgttgttttgaatttcgtttatgctttttaacttgagaggaaaTATTGCCTGTATTTTGGGATTTTTATgtatcgaatcaaatatagacttcggtaaatcaggcAGTTAATATTTAACCTGCGCAAAATTTGCATAATCTGATGCACAAACagcatatcatattataaatactatacattttattggtaattcggtatgatctctacgttatggttgattataatgcaacgtgttttgttaagatgctctgcattttcagtctaaacggagattgtttttgctgttagaaatatataggtatatgtatattatgaaaaataaattgtgctctttctttgttttagtgtatgtttcttctgttttaattgtttatttacaattttctttttactaaTCATTTTCAGCTGATtcaagtttcgaattataagcaagatacagagctttggtcccagaactgaggccatgcttttgttcattctgaataggaaataccaaatttaaaaatcttaagttgaatgtaattaactcttgtgaacaaaatattgactcaaaccaagcagaattgtgagttctgtatcttgcttataattctacgattgacgctgaaattttgatttatcactAGAAATGTCTCACTAAACGTTAAGTACttgtacataaaaattaaaaggatgatatACTATAACAACTTTTTGGGGCCCTCTTCTTATACGATGACTCTACACCAACGTTGATTgtttttcagacacaattaaattaaaattacctctttaaaacagtttaaaatattaCTGTTACGGGGATAAATCTATTATcgctattcttaagaaaaaattacagcggaaaatcatcttgattTGTAGCCATTTTTAACGTTATTCTTTAACATATtacatgacaacatttttcattcgagtgtattcatcgatcaagtgagtaaggttataaaacgtAGCACGAGTTCACGCCTAgtaaacaacaatcgtttataatgtggaagaccaattaaatatttgaatgtttttaatttgagcaccttgaggtacaattttcctctttcacatataggaatcttttttaataaaatacaataactagctagtacaatgtagttgaagatgaatatgtacCTTTGTGCATATGcacatatataatttgatcgttttataaagtgagggGGCAGAACTAAAATATAGAGAATTGGAAGTTAagagtgtacccctaccaaaattttgttttctatcttgcataggatctaatttttggtaaaaatggtatttcataaggGTATAATGTCATAGATTAAGTGtaggaaaataagtgtaaaatttggatacagtttattttatggtatttttttttctaccgatgcacaatatcctttgaacacccatataaagccattgttgcttgttgctcaggtgagcgatgtggccctatgggcctcttgttttacgATACTAATATTTGTACATTACAACATACCGCTTATTTTTACGATCAATTTGAACTCtttctttcataaaatttaaagcGATGGTTTCCTCTGAAGGTAATAATTATAAGTCAGCTTGAAAGCTTAAAACAAAACGCAAAAAGCAGCTTTAATTCTTGGTTAAAAGATGCAAAATCTTTTAAGGGGAAACTTACAACTTTCTTGTGTTTGTGATCAACATGCACTAGCTGTGTTGCAGCCTATAAATGAATACCTTTTTTATGcgcttttaaagaaaatttcgaATAATTTTTATCGCCAGCAATAACGTATAgaagtacattgtatttctttttcatttaaagtcaTTTTCATTGGAGGGGAGTGGGTTTTTACTGTCTTTtgtatttatgatatatttttttaaaagatttaatatgTTATTGTCCTTCGTGAATAAAATTCCACCGTGTTTGCTTTTCATCCACTGTCTTTGCCTTTATTTCTATGTAGCTTTAGCCAATTTTTTGTGTATACTGTGTGTTGCATGCATTTGATTGAgggaaatattaatttcaactCCTAATTTGTAATGTTGTGTATATGGTGCCTCTAACACAaccaaaattcaatattttgatcgTTGTTTTGACCCATAATTCGCATTTTACATAAAACTTTGATatcagttttgaaaaaatgcactcaataaatcttttgaaaataagCATAATGTAAGCGCTGAATCTGATATCTGAACGTGCAATCTTGTTTCTTTGACCTGGGGACAGGGAAAATAACACAGATTAAATTCTGATTAAATAATTAGAAAATTAGTCTGAATATTGTGAGGTGATCAAATTCCtttattgtatatatcaatCTCTCGTGTCACGTGCTTGAGTCTTTACTTTAATATTTCAGATCTCGAGTCCCGGTTTCCGTTCCACGATGTTAACGAGCTTCCCCCACCCCCAGAATTCAAAGACGTCAAGAAAAAGTATTCAAGCCAGGGTAACAATATGTATAGTTTTTATACCTAACTCAGAAAAAAAAGACTAGCAATGAGTCATACTTGTGTTTCATGACGCCCATTCCAACATTGATTTACATATCATAGCACtataaacgattttttttcacgGTGAAACtgtgcagaactgtagctctacaAGAAATTCGGGTTGACAGGCCGTAGAGCTACTGTTCCATCCGTACAAAAAACTGTGTATTAGTTGCgcagagctacagttctgcagctaggTGAAACACTAAAGGTAAACCACGATTCAACGATAACTCATACGAAATATACTGCCTGGGATACCATGCTTTCATTGCAGGCAGAATCTATTGGTTTACAATAgcattatatatacaatgtaggtACACCGATCTGTATTTGGATCTTTAAATCAACCATTTGATGCATGGTgatttttaattccatatttccCACTAAAAACCgataaaattcatttgtttacaaTGCAAAAAACGACCCTTCATTTTGTGTTGACTTAAGGCCACTGATGAATAATGTACTGTATAAAAACCATGTACCTGTCCGACTTTCTACATTCTGTGAACGATTCGTCTCTTTTTTACCCTATCTTTCACATATtttaggaataaggaatcattctttgagtattatgaggtgataatttcgaaGGGctaatgatagatttgaccacgctccgagcgaaattatcacctcataatattcaaagaatgattccttactacttatatttatattatttccaatttgactatttcaaatttgcacactttaaaacattattttaaaacgcggcgcagccaataccgttttcgATGAAGCTTACAGCTATAAGTTTTAcgaagttattgggttttatgGTTCAAAATTGAGTTGTATTATATGTTATCACAGATATAAAGTTATTAACTGACAGCACGATTTCTTAACAATGTCAATGTCAAGGCTAAGAAACTTGCGAAGAACGTAACAATTGAATAGCCTCGACATTGTGAATACtataatgatttatattttaccGTTATTAAAGGCGAcctttttatattcttttaccACATTTCATTTTCTGAATCATCTTAGAACATAAAATGACCAGATTTGAATCAATCCATCTTTTGCTGTTTCATTATAGCACTTTTAACATAAccatatcaataaaataaaatgaatcgtATTTGAGACAAGGACGTTTGTTTTGCTTCCATGTACGATGTTCATTGCAGTTGTTGAATATGAAAATTTCCGTTGCTTTATTCATGTCAATGCAGTTAAACTTTTttcagttaaaaataaaaaaaatgaacaaaatgcaAATGAGGACGATCTATTTCCCTATGTATTACataatttgacaaattttacaaaactcgcggaaattttttttttatttatccaaTTATTTAACTATTCATTTGTACCTGTATAATTGTgaatttttacagaatttgaaaGGCACAGAAGAAGAGGTGCCCCCAATCCCAACAACTGAACTGGATCCTAACCGAGAAAAGACATTCATTCTCTTCACCCATGTTGACAGGAAAAACAGTTACACTGCAAAACATGTGATCAGTGTTAAAAcgaaagtgaaaatcacagccATTAGTATGTCAATTTTATACGGAGTTTAGCATTGtgtaaaaacagttgtaaaaatGTGACGtggttttatgttttattttatgttaagaATGGCTCAAAAGGTATGTGCTTCTCAAATTATTATGTTGTAGAATTACGCTATGCTTGACATTACAAGTTTACTACGTACGAGCTGTGAGTATCAGTGCGTTACTAAACTAAACAATGCTGATTTGAATGTAATTTGGTATTTTTCCCTTTTAtgacaatatttaataaaattaaaaactataTCCAGAAGGTCAAATACCTCAGTTTTACTTGGTATTGTTACGtgaaaaaacaatgaattttacCCTAATTCATTTTGAATGTAAAATACGATGACAGAATCTTCACTACATGGCAAATATTAGAAATGATTGAGTTTAAATATGAAGAATTTAGACTTCAGCAGGGATTAAATCACTTAcataatcaaatattgtttttgtaaaGTCATAACTAATGTTATGTagtaaaatttcaaagttcaggGAAAAAACCTTTATTTGATCATAATTGacacaaaatttgaatttgatagaAGTATTagttattgtacatgtatatatataaacaaattactGGTATGATAACCACACACACGCGCGCGCATATACACAAGAATGAATAAAATCACATTTTCACAACAAATTATTCTTAGGCAATTTTCACTTGCTACTTCCCTGAGGCCGAATTCTGTCGAAGTCGACAATATTCCTGAAGCctgtaaatacaaaaatatgctCTATATTCCTTGAGTCAAGACACACATCGTTTCCAATAATGTTACCTTTTagtcttttgaaaataaagccCAATGCTTCCCCTGTTTTGGGGATTTGattcctatacatgtatttacctgAGTGCGTTTATCTTAATGAATCCTCCTGCATCTGTTGGCTCATAGTCACCTTGTACATCCATGCTATCAACGAAAAccaattaaggaataaggaatcattctttgagtattatgaggtgatcaaatacggtcaaaatttatgatagattttatcatctccgaccgtatttgatcgcCTCATAATATTAAATTCATGAAAGTTTCAACAGTTGTGcgatttaatatttgaatagCCGTTGATGCAATGTATTGGACTATATGTAATGTATAAACCAGTGTACACTgctgtaaacatattatattgtgtgtatcaaatgcatttaattataaatatgttGGACAAGGATGCAGTTTTAGCGGAGAATCTGATATTCAGCAACTATTCAGGTCTTTTCGCTACGAAAGCCCATTTTCTTAGGTAAAAATTCATCGCGAACAAACGCGAAACTTTGGCAAATAAATGGGAAACTTTACCGATTTAAACCGTAACCTTGGCGACTTAACgcaaaactttcgcgaataaacccGTAATTTTCGCGACTAAATGCGAAAGTTTTGCAATATAACGCGTGACTTTTGCGAATTAATGCGAAACTTAAGTGTTGTTTCATACAAGAACCATGAATTAGAACAATGAGTGAAAAAACACAATTCCcgttttactttgatttttagatttgaagcgaattaaaataatattatgtattGTTATAACATATAAGAAATATAATGTTAAAGAATTAAACCAGTGACCGTATAATTTGTGATTATTCAtagccaattttaaaaaaagatcaaagaatatttaaactGATATTGTTGGAAATGCGCTTATTGTCACCGTATCGTAAACAAAATgcaaaagtttcgcgtttattaaCGAATTTTTTTCGTTTCTTTGCAAAATTTACGCGTTATATAGCAAAAATTACGTGCTAATTCGCAAAATTTTTCGTGTTTATTCGCAAAAAAACGAGTTATATCGCAAAAGCTACGCGTTTAATtgcgaaaaaaataattattacttACGAAAATAAGCTCATTGGGCTTTCATATTTCCCCGatttaaatgcaataaaattaaaatgttttatatgtaactGCTTTCATTCGAAATACAATTTGTGCGACTTCTATTTCGTTTTATTACTTGTATCAATGGTTAAGTTAAGTAACCATAAAATTCACCCGCCACATTGGTTTCAGTGCTGCACCTAACAACACCCTGACTCGGTGtagaaaaatgtacacatggGGTATACCAAAAGCGCTTCATCATTGCACTTTATAATTCACAACAGCGTACACGGTGTACAGAAGCGCGCCCATATATTCCATTGTCTGACCTGACGAGCTCTGCATTGTACAACGCCAGCGGCGACTCTCGCCCCAAGATGTACACTCCTCCTTTATATAGCTTGACAGTGACGCTACCAGTCACGTGGTCCTGGCTCTTCTGGATACAGGAGCGTGTAAACTCGCACTCAGGACTAAACCAAAACCctgttgaatattttatatagacataaataaaatggtacatgtatgtatttacaCATAACACTCTGGAAGATCTTAGCAAAATATATGGGTCACTTAGGTCAGGAATTGATAtaagaaattttatatacatgtatatatatatacactggcATATAGAAGGCGCTGTAGCCGAATTTAAAGCAAAAtggtatactgtatacagggaaacattcgcccctgttttatttttgccctttcACCCTAGCTGTCAGCGGGTGAATTATTCCAATGTCCAATTATCTCTCTGTTTCTGgtcgaattcaagacggggcgaaattgtatgcaagtgaagaagggcgaaaaatacacggggcgaaaataaccctgtatacagtaattttgaattgtgtCTGTGAAGAATATCTCCTTATTAGAGATGTCGGATCTCTCATAAgaagattaaatgaaattagATGTCACTACCTTTCAAATTCATGATCAATACCTTTGTAAACTTGTTCTGAAAAGGTGATATCCAAATTTCGTTTTATCTTCCGTACTTCCTGAAGTATACAATAGGTCCATATAATAGCAAACAAAAATTCAGGCAAATCAAtttagtacatttttttttatttcctgtaAAACTGATCATTCATTGAACTGACCTTGTCGAGTGTGAAGAGTTCGATGTCGACATGGGCCGCCAAAAGGATGGTTCCCCCGGGGGTCTCGTATAAACCTACAATATTATAGGTGGTGGAGCATgagtattatatatatagtctTGCTGGCTGCTGTACATTACTAGGACTCAAGCATACATATGTTACAGTCATAATACAGTAAATACAGTCATACTAAAGATAACGGAAGATTTCTTAAGGAATGCaatgtactagtatatcatGCGACTTTGGTTCTAGTCATggtattgtacatatataaacatgtttatatacaGTTATATGCCGATTTATGAATACACGTATATTGATATAGCTTACCTCTCGATTTCATTCCAATAAATCGGTTTTCTACAATATCAATTCGCCCTATGGCATGCtttcctctttaaaaaaaagaatatacagATATACATGTGGTAATAGTTCTTCGACTTTCTCGATGCATTGATTTATATCTTGCTGGACGACTCACCCTAGTTCATTCATGTAAGAGAAAATTCCCAGGGGGTCAGTCTTTGTGGTGTTGTCCCCCAGATTCTTAACACTAACAGGCAAACCTGAAAATAAaacgtcaaaatttatatctctctctctctctctctctctctctctctctctctctctccctctctctctctctctctctctctctctctgtatagtACCACTTTTGAATGAAATGACAATTTTCTCAGCTTGCTCGGGAGCTTGTTCTGGGTCCACAGTCATCTGGTAGATCCCGGGAGGGGCGTGTGTCGCCGGGTCCTCCAGTACCCCCGACTCGTAACTAAATGAAGAAAAGTCGGGTACAAACCCAAAGTACTGCAAATGCTGAAACGTGCAAACTACAGACACGTTTACCAATATGTAACAAAAACTGAATTACACGGTAACCCAATGAAGTCCAagatggggggagggggggggggtagctaGGCCTAACTTAAATGTcacaattttgtgtttttaagaTTTAGAAACATTTGAGCATCAATGGTTTGCCCCCTAGACATACAGGATTATCACATTGATGTGACAGAAAAGTGAGCCTACGTTCAGACAGACATTTATTCATATTCCTGTGTTGTACAGGACACATGTGTTTATCAACTCTATCGACGACTTTACTAGTTTACTACACCGTTCATACCACTGGCTCCAAGCCCTTAACCTTCCTTACGATACAAATGGGCCATCCAGATATAGAGCTGTCTAAACAACTTCATTTCCCCTGTGTTCTTTATTGGGAGCACTTAGAAATATTAAGAGTTGACATACGATCGCGTACTGGCCTCATATAGTGGTGATGTGCCTCAATAGGAAATACTTACTTGCActttaatattatttgtttttttataaaagaaaattaaaatgtataaattttgctAGATGTTTAGATAACTGCAGACATAGTGGTGCTTCATTTCTGTTGCAGATATGTTACTGATTTGCCAATAAACCAAAATGTAATGCgctaaaatttatcaaatatacagACCATATACAgtatatttgttttgtattcataaatCAATGatagaaatacaattaaaaaacatttatctCATTCTCTTGGCCAGTATATAAGCTTTTTTTCTGCAAAGAATAAAACCACGCAACTTGGTGAAGGTTTGCAGAATTTTAAGTGAAAgatgtaatattaaaaataacatttgtaaaaataaagaactAAAATAGGGGAAAAGGAAATTGCTTGATAGGAAGTCACAGCTAAAGACTTTATTTAAGATTTGTTAGTTCGAGGTCAAAAAATAGTTGAAATTGTTTGCCTAAAAGTGTATCAAGCATAAATTTTATTGTAGTTATAAACGAGTCTTGTGAATACCTTATGTGCATCAAGTTGGCGTCCATACTCCATGGAGCTTTGGGGGTCACAGGCAAATCAATCCCATGCTCCTACAAAACCCTGACTTATGAATCAAACAGTcattacattaattaatttgttagGCATTCACTCTTTTGGTTTAAATGACGTTCATTCGTGCATACATGcatattcatgaaaaaattttgttgttgtgaatgaaaattttgtaGGTTGGGGCAAAATACCATGCacacaattttaattatttttaaggggggggggggttgttcaGCGACTAAAACAAACCTACCTGTGCATATTTGAATAAATCAGTGCGACCTTGGAAACGTTTGTAAAACTCGGGCAGCCTCCATGGTGAAATGACctgataaaattaatgttaacttgataaaagtttttagaaatACCTGTAATGTAAATCCAACAATTTACTGGAATTAACTGAAAGACTACCTTGATAG
The nucleotide sequence above comes from Magallana gigas chromosome 2, xbMagGiga1.1, whole genome shotgun sequence. Encoded proteins:
- the LOC105329841 gene encoding WAS/WASL-interacting protein family member 1 isoform X2; the protein is MAALAMSGAPPPLPSRDGRPPSNTLPRRASAHAPSRTQSQISSPRHRRPSEDELPPPPPRSRNDPLPPVPPSIQSLPRQDDLPPPPPRGKQDPLPPPPPSIGTLPHPRGNQQKQSSQYTSQTLPRNARSDTNLQSTAEKAAPRLPPRRNASLHGGHAPSVHNHVTNGSIPQRILENFDLESRFPFHDVNELPPPPEFKDVKKKYSSQEFERHRRRGAPNPNN
- the LOC105329841 gene encoding WAS/WASL-interacting protein family member 1 isoform X1, which codes for MAALAMSGAPPPLPSRDGRPPSNTLPRRASAHAPSRTQSQISSPRHRRPSEDELPPPPPRSRNDPLPPVPPSIQSLPRQDDLPPPPPRGKQDPLPPPPPSIGTLPHPRGNQQKQSSQYTSQTLPRNARSDTNLQSTAEKAAPRLPPRRNASLHGGHAPSVHNHVTNGSIPQRILENFAMVSSEDLESRFPFHDVNELPPPPEFKDVKKKYSSQEFERHRRRGAPNPNN
- the LOC105329888 gene encoding argininosuccinate synthase isoform X1; amino-acid sequence: MSESKRVVLAYSGGLDTSCILVWLIEQGYDVIAFCANIGQDDDFDAAKEKALNLGAKKMIIPDVKSEFVEEFIWPAIQANAAYEDRYLLGTALARPCIARAMIKVAVGEKAQFVAHGATGKGNDQIRFELGAYALHPTIKVISPWRLPEFYKRFQGRTDLFKYAQEHGIDLPVTPKAPWSMDANLMHISYESGVLEDPATHAPPGIYQMTVDPEQAPEQAEKIVISFKSGLPVSVKNLGDNTTKTDPLGIFSYMNELGGKHAIGRIDIVENRFIGMKSRGLYETPGGTILLAAHVDIELFTLDKEVRKIKRNLDITFSEQVYKGFWFSPECEFTRSCIQKSQDHVTGSVTVKLYKGGVYILGRESPLALYNAELVSMDVQGDYEPTDAGGFIKINALRLQEYCRLRQNSASGK
- the LOC105329888 gene encoding argininosuccinate synthase isoform X2 — its product is MSESKRVVLAYSGGLDTSCILVWLIEQGYDVIAFCANIGQDDDFDAAKEKALNLGAKKMIIPDVKSEFVEEFIWPAIQANAAYEDRYLLGTALARPCIARAMIKVAVGEKAQFVAHGATGKGNDQIRFELGAYALHPTIKVISPWRLPEFYKRFQGRTDLFKYAQEHGIDLPVTPKAPWSMDANLMHISYESGVLEDPATHAPPGIYQMTVDPEQAPEQAEKIVISFKSGLPVSVKNLGDNTTKTDPLGIFSYMNELGGKHAIGRIDIVENRFIGMKSRGLYETPGGTILLAAHVDIELFTLDKEVRKIKRNLDITFSEQVYKGFWFSPECEFTRSCIQKSQDHVTGSVTVKLYKGGVYILGRESPLALYNAELVSMDVQGDYEPTDAGGFIKINALR